In one window of Pseudoalteromonas espejiana DSM 9414 DNA:
- a CDS encoding DEAD/DEAH box helicase: MSYKLRPYQQEAVERTVLHFRKTNDPAVIVLPTGAGKSLVIAELARIAKQKILVLAHVKELVEQNSQKYKSFGLEASIFSAGLKEKSLTHQVTFASVQSLSRNLNKLNEHYSLLIIDECHRVNGDKKSQYGKVINALKEYNPQLKVLGLTATPYRLGMGWIYHHHYHGFVKGNKESPFKNCIFELPLRYMIKHNYLTPPNEVDAAISHYDFSSLASNAFGQYSNDDMNALLKNSKRATQAILQQVIQYSETRQGVMVFAATVMHAQEILTYLPAEQSALITGDTPNAERDKLINQFKAKKIKYLVNISVLTTGFDAPHVDFIAILRPTESVSLYQQIVGRGLRLSEGKKDCLVIDYAGNGFDLFHPEVGDKKGDSDNEPVQVLCPGCGFANIFWGKTDSAGKVTEHFGRRCQGLLEDDEGHKEQCDYRFRFKECDQCGAQNDIAARKCHDCGAVMADPDDKLRNALNLKDALVLRCSGLTVTALKNQLIKVTYFDEEGASCDEIYNLESAGGRFVFNKQFAKRVGNGQTPTEFKNAEQVIAAQYELTAPDFVIARKSKKYGWKVSDKLFDYNGSFRKANQLSR, translated from the coding sequence GCCTTATCAGCAAGAGGCTGTAGAGCGTACTGTTTTACATTTTAGAAAAACAAATGATCCTGCGGTAATTGTATTACCCACTGGTGCAGGTAAAAGCCTTGTTATTGCAGAGCTTGCGCGAATAGCTAAACAAAAAATACTGGTACTTGCTCACGTTAAAGAGCTTGTAGAGCAAAACTCACAAAAATATAAAAGCTTTGGTTTAGAAGCGAGTATATTTTCAGCAGGCCTAAAAGAAAAATCACTCACCCATCAAGTAACCTTTGCCAGTGTGCAGTCTTTATCGCGTAATTTAAATAAATTAAACGAGCATTATTCTTTACTCATAATTGATGAATGCCACAGAGTAAATGGTGATAAAAAAAGCCAATACGGTAAGGTTATAAATGCTTTAAAAGAGTATAACCCCCAGTTAAAAGTATTGGGTTTAACGGCTACACCTTATAGATTAGGAATGGGGTGGATATACCATCACCATTATCATGGCTTTGTTAAAGGCAATAAAGAAAGCCCATTTAAAAACTGTATATTTGAATTACCGCTCAGATATATGATCAAACATAATTACTTAACGCCGCCAAACGAAGTTGATGCAGCAATAAGCCATTATGATTTTTCGTCGCTTGCGAGTAATGCGTTTGGGCAATACAGCAACGACGATATGAACGCGCTGTTGAAAAACTCAAAACGTGCAACACAAGCAATATTACAACAAGTGATTCAATACAGTGAAACTCGCCAAGGTGTTATGGTATTTGCCGCAACGGTAATGCATGCGCAAGAAATTTTAACTTATTTACCCGCAGAGCAAAGCGCGCTAATAACCGGCGATACCCCAAATGCAGAGCGCGATAAGTTAATAAATCAATTTAAAGCAAAAAAAATAAAGTATTTAGTTAATATTTCAGTTTTAACTACCGGATTTGACGCGCCGCATGTGGATTTTATTGCCATTTTGCGCCCTACAGAATCGGTTAGTTTATATCAACAAATTGTTGGCCGTGGCCTTCGCTTAAGTGAAGGAAAAAAAGATTGTTTGGTCATTGACTACGCTGGCAACGGATTTGATTTATTTCATCCAGAAGTGGGCGATAAAAAAGGCGATAGCGATAACGAGCCAGTACAAGTACTTTGCCCTGGCTGTGGCTTTGCTAATATATTTTGGGGCAAAACAGATTCAGCCGGTAAAGTCACTGAGCACTTTGGAAGACGTTGCCAAGGCCTACTAGAAGATGATGAAGGCCATAAAGAGCAATGCGATTATCGCTTTAGGTTTAAAGAGTGTGATCAGTGCGGTGCACAAAACGATATTGCAGCTCGTAAATGCCATGACTGCGGCGCCGTTATGGCTGACCCTGACGACAAGCTTCGTAATGCACTTAATTTAAAAGATGCGTTAGTGCTACGATGCAGTGGCTTGACTGTTACAGCGCTTAAAAACCAACTAATTAAAGTGACCTACTTTGATGAGGAAGGTGCAAGTTGCGATGAAATTTATAACTTAGAAAGTGCTGGTGGGCGGTTTGTTTTTAATAAACAATTTGCAAAGCGGGTAGGTAATGGGCAAACACCTACAGAGTTTAAAAATGCTGAGCAAGTGATTGCTGCGCAGTATGAGTTAACAGCGCCTGATTTTGTTATAGCACGTAAAAGCAAAAAGTATGGTTGGAAGGTATCTGATAAATTATTTGATTATAATGGCAGCTTTAGAAAAGCGAATCAGTTAAGCCGTTAA
- a CDS encoding ribonuclease E inhibitor RraB produces the protein MQFPDDDNGQLLAEIAAAGVDLSKMHQIDFFILFEQQADAEKFAKEIVSDALVQTADVEKCKDTGVWEVITHVQMVPEHTLLGQAEQYLESIANSFNGYGDGWGLMDEDAA, from the coding sequence ATGCAATTCCCTGATGATGATAACGGCCAACTTTTAGCCGAAATAGCCGCTGCTGGCGTTGATTTAAGTAAAATGCACCAAATCGATTTTTTCATTTTATTTGAGCAACAAGCTGACGCTGAAAAATTTGCAAAAGAAATAGTCTCTGATGCGTTAGTGCAAACGGCCGACGTGGAAAAATGCAAAGACACTGGCGTGTGGGAAGTCATTACTCATGTACAAATGGTGCCAGAACACACATTACTTGGCCAAGCTGAGCAATACTTAGAAAGCATTGCGAATAGTTTTAACGGCTATGGTGATGGATGGGGATTAATGGACGAAGACGCCGCTTAA
- a CDS encoding autotransporter assembly complex protein TamA, producing MSTQASAEQRVIEDYEIKGISGELESNVELYLKQLVGDKPTRTLQRYAKKQVQSSIKALGYYNPTVDIEFDKDDKELIVKVERGPATRIEAINISLSGEGKADALLQNVIKNLNLTQGEVLNHGKYDSAHKKIESVLLELGYFDAKWPVRKLAVSVQKNSAVITFNIETGVRYQYGDIIIASETPAEKYIRSLAPFTQGQPYKATQIADYNLELSSTPYFASVRIYADIAARKNGQVPINIDVLPKPANSYEIGGGFNTELGPKVRFKWSKPWITEDGHYLESNLNVAEKQQDISMAYTIPVDDPNDDLWRFSVGYKLEDELADDIYSEILTGQLQRQWLTENNWVRTAFLRRDQETYRIGDEPEESTEMLMPGISYARKKSKGGTTPYWGEQWLVSAEFGLDDVLSTTNLVRVQLQHAWLRTYLDKHLVFLKANAGAMLVDDINNVPYSLRFYAGGDQSVRGFAYQSISPEDEDGDLIGGKYLLTSTIEYNYQFAQNWRAALFVDGGTATNDFSEEFEIGAGFGFRYLTPIGPVKVDHAWGLTKESKSTRLSITIGPEI from the coding sequence ATAAGTACTCAAGCAAGCGCTGAGCAAAGAGTAATCGAAGATTATGAAATAAAGGGCATTAGCGGCGAGCTAGAAAGCAACGTTGAACTTTATTTAAAGCAATTAGTAGGCGATAAACCAACGCGTACTTTACAACGCTACGCTAAAAAACAAGTGCAAAGCAGTATAAAAGCACTTGGCTATTATAACCCCACCGTTGATATAGAATTTGATAAAGACGACAAAGAACTCATTGTTAAAGTAGAGCGGGGGCCTGCAACCCGTATTGAGGCTATTAATATTAGCTTAAGCGGTGAAGGTAAAGCCGATGCACTACTGCAAAATGTAATTAAAAACTTAAATTTAACGCAAGGCGAAGTGCTCAATCATGGCAAGTACGACTCTGCCCATAAAAAAATAGAGTCGGTATTACTTGAGCTAGGTTACTTTGACGCTAAATGGCCTGTACGAAAGTTAGCTGTGTCTGTGCAAAAAAACAGTGCAGTTATTACCTTTAATATAGAGACCGGTGTGCGCTATCAGTACGGCGATATCATTATTGCAAGCGAAACCCCCGCTGAGAAATACATACGTTCACTTGCGCCTTTTACTCAAGGGCAGCCTTATAAAGCGACACAAATAGCTGACTACAACCTTGAACTGTCGAGCACGCCATACTTTGCCAGCGTTCGTATTTACGCCGATATTGCAGCGAGGAAAAACGGCCAAGTACCCATTAATATTGATGTGCTTCCCAAACCGGCTAATAGCTACGAAATAGGCGGTGGGTTTAATACAGAGCTAGGCCCTAAGGTGCGTTTTAAGTGGAGCAAGCCGTGGATCACCGAAGACGGGCACTACCTAGAAAGTAACCTAAACGTTGCCGAAAAACAGCAAGATATTTCTATGGCATACACCATACCGGTTGACGACCCTAATGACGATTTATGGCGTTTCTCTGTCGGTTATAAATTAGAAGATGAACTGGCTGATGACATTTACAGTGAAATACTCACGGGGCAATTACAGCGCCAATGGTTAACTGAGAACAACTGGGTGCGTACAGCATTTTTACGCCGTGACCAAGAAACCTACCGCATAGGTGACGAACCAGAAGAAAGCACAGAAATGCTGATGCCCGGCATTAGTTATGCCCGTAAAAAATCCAAAGGGGGCACAACGCCTTACTGGGGCGAGCAATGGCTAGTTTCTGCTGAGTTTGGCTTAGATGACGTGCTCTCTACCACTAATTTAGTAAGAGTACAGCTGCAACACGCGTGGCTAAGAACCTACCTTGATAAACATTTAGTATTTTTAAAAGCCAATGCAGGGGCTATGTTGGTTGATGATATTAACAACGTGCCATATTCACTGCGTTTTTATGCAGGTGGCGATCAAAGTGTACGTGGTTTTGCTTATCAATCTATCTCTCCTGAAGACGAAGACGGCGACTTAATTGGTGGTAAATACTTACTAACAAGCACAATAGAGTATAACTATCAGTTTGCGCAAAATTGGCGTGCAGCCTTATTTGTAGATGGTGGTACTGCCACAAACGATTTTTCAGAGGAGTTTGAAATAGGCGCGGGTTTTGGTTTTCGTTACTTAACGCCAATAGGGCCAGTTAAAGTTGATCACGCATGGGGACTTACTAAAGAAAGTAAAAGTACACGTTTAAGCATTACTATAGGGCCAGAAATTTAA
- the tamB gene encoding autotransporter assembly complex protein TamB, whose protein sequence is MSVFKKITAAIIGVLITLAVIIFCLLFTAPGNQFIAYSANKMVDGLNIEIKQGRFLYNNPFNVSFKNQTTDFKAQQLKIDLFWWQCDGVCIDNLSARSIKLVLANTTNNEEETPSEPLAKITLPFNVAIKNVAVNEFVLNHASADVTVNNFTLAAKAQDSTLAVKSLNISNVLVKLKEQAAKSSVKQPASSTLTALPALPKIEFSSPLNLSVEQFDVKKVDIEQGEQTHTIENIALVLNVENEKVNLQTLSAHYDQWQLKTQLTGELAGNLPLNGEIALNSDLHQANLKLSGDLSDLNINLQTTGQYPLNLTATANLKQKNYPFELTGKINQWLIDAQTNELKISNVDLSAKGNADDYTLNLDAHSQLGAYPAVTLTTKLSGSLTQAQLNTLSLNANDSSALIKGNVNWQQGIKADFSGSLNSLKAQYLTDTVTSDISGQFEGRFNSEGENWQLQMDNTQLAGTLNKTPLEFASNFTLNKSLKANIDSLYLSSGSNKLTLSGEVDDTWQVDGKITLSSNEQANMPFIANGNADLKVRGKRLTPAVDLSLLLDNFIYNDISINNVAMKAQLDTAADWQTDLSVKVGTSTVAEQVINNVEITASGDKTDHQIIASVDAEQGLAELEVNGKLKNEVWNAVLSNITLSDKKLSFNNSKKIAVMFNTKTADFDVSAHCWRSNKSELCINTLAQNKNLGQFNATLSNLALEELKHFLPNNIRTRGDINGDFAANWNDGALKTLRANLNSNDLVAVLTSEEDRFRLPIETFKVSAYSDSQTGQLEANLDSSVLGKIATKINIDDIQNQQTLTGNIGIDKILLSDLQPFLETLEQLKGDISGNVALAGTLQNPLLNGELNVTDINLEGEQLPVVLQKSNINILFDKTTATIKGNLNDTQGGKINLTGDVDWQGAQPAVNVDINGEQFFVRAQQGVTFKVSPDLKIGLANNALKLSGEVVVPYGRVMIEELPEGAVQVSDDEVIVDQQTEASEDVPFDYDVNLKVIVKNDVKIESFGLESKIAGDLAIKMSQGAPIIATGELNLIDGTYLAFGQDLIISTGQIGFSGSIEQPFLNIKAIRNPDTTANDVVAGVTLTGNVEQPTLKVFSEPAMDQAQALAYLLNGQPLGEGDSSSDAMLTQLLLSQGVSRSEGVVSKVGETIGLSDVSLSSTGSGDSTKLEISGYVAPSLQVKYSVGVFDSLSEVAIRYQLLSQFYVEITSGLNQNVDLLYKFDWD, encoded by the coding sequence ATGTCAGTATTTAAAAAAATAACCGCTGCAATTATCGGCGTTTTAATCACGCTTGCCGTTATTATATTTTGCTTATTATTTACAGCACCCGGTAATCAATTTATTGCCTACAGTGCAAACAAAATGGTCGACGGTTTAAACATCGAAATTAAGCAAGGGCGATTTTTATATAACAACCCGTTTAATGTAAGCTTCAAAAACCAAACTACAGACTTTAAAGCACAGCAGCTTAAAATAGATTTGTTTTGGTGGCAGTGCGATGGAGTATGTATTGATAATTTAAGTGCGCGCTCAATAAAGCTAGTACTTGCAAATACAACTAACAATGAAGAAGAAACACCTTCTGAGCCACTAGCTAAAATTACCTTACCATTTAATGTAGCCATTAAAAATGTAGCTGTTAACGAATTTGTATTAAATCATGCAAGTGCTGACGTAACCGTAAATAACTTTACGTTAGCCGCAAAAGCACAAGACTCAACACTTGCAGTTAAAAGCTTAAACATAAGTAATGTGTTGGTAAAACTTAAAGAGCAAGCTGCTAAAAGTTCAGTAAAACAACCTGCAAGCAGCACATTAACCGCACTACCTGCGTTACCTAAGATAGAGTTTTCTTCGCCACTAAACCTGAGCGTTGAGCAGTTTGATGTAAAGAAAGTAGATATTGAACAAGGTGAGCAAACTCACACTATTGAAAATATAGCGCTTGTATTAAACGTAGAAAATGAAAAAGTTAATTTACAAACTTTGTCAGCTCACTACGACCAATGGCAGCTAAAGACACAACTAACCGGTGAGCTTGCGGGCAACTTACCGCTCAATGGAGAAATTGCCTTAAATAGCGATTTGCACCAAGCTAACTTAAAGCTAAGTGGTGATTTATCAGATTTAAACATAAACCTGCAAACAACGGGTCAGTATCCATTAAATTTAACCGCAACAGCTAATTTAAAGCAAAAAAATTACCCGTTTGAACTCACCGGTAAAATTAACCAATGGCTAATTGATGCACAAACGAATGAGCTGAAAATCAGCAATGTAGACTTATCAGCCAAAGGCAATGCTGATGATTACACCTTAAATCTTGATGCGCATAGCCAGTTAGGGGCATACCCAGCCGTTACGCTCACTACAAAATTAAGTGGCTCACTTACTCAAGCACAGTTAAATACGTTAAGTCTTAACGCTAACGACAGCAGCGCCTTAATAAAAGGCAATGTAAATTGGCAGCAGGGCATTAAAGCTGATTTTTCAGGGTCGTTAAATAGTTTAAAAGCACAATACTTAACAGATACGGTTACCAGTGATATTTCGGGGCAGTTTGAAGGGCGCTTTAATAGCGAAGGTGAAAACTGGCAGCTACAAATGGATAACACCCAACTGGCAGGTACGCTTAATAAAACCCCCCTTGAATTTGCCTCAAATTTTACGCTTAACAAGTCACTTAAAGCGAACATCGATAGCCTTTATTTGAGTAGTGGCAGTAATAAACTGACCTTAAGTGGCGAGGTAGACGATACCTGGCAAGTAGATGGGAAAATTACACTTAGCAGTAATGAGCAAGCCAATATGCCATTTATTGCCAATGGTAATGCCGATTTAAAAGTAAGGGGTAAACGCTTAACCCCTGCGGTTGATTTATCGTTACTACTAGATAACTTTATTTATAACGATATAAGTATTAATAACGTTGCGATGAAAGCGCAGTTAGACACCGCCGCAGACTGGCAAACAGACCTAAGCGTAAAAGTTGGCACATCTACAGTGGCTGAGCAGGTTATTAATAACGTAGAAATAACCGCCAGCGGTGATAAAACCGATCATCAAATTATTGCATCTGTCGATGCTGAGCAAGGTTTGGCTGAACTTGAAGTAAACGGTAAGCTTAAAAACGAAGTTTGGAACGCAGTGCTGAGTAATATTACGCTAAGCGATAAAAAGCTGAGCTTTAATAACAGTAAAAAAATTGCGGTAATGTTTAATACCAAAACTGCAGATTTTGATGTGAGTGCGCACTGTTGGCGTTCAAACAAAAGCGAACTGTGTATAAATACGCTCGCGCAAAATAAAAATTTAGGGCAATTTAATGCAACGCTCTCTAACTTAGCGCTTGAGGAGTTAAAACACTTTTTGCCTAATAACATTCGAACGCGGGGTGATATAAATGGCGACTTTGCAGCAAACTGGAATGATGGCGCATTAAAAACATTACGTGCTAATTTAAACTCAAATGATTTAGTTGCTGTACTTACCTCAGAAGAAGACCGCTTTAGATTGCCAATAGAAACCTTTAAAGTAAGTGCCTATTCTGATTCGCAAACTGGCCAGCTTGAGGCTAATTTAGACTCCAGCGTACTGGGTAAAATTGCCACTAAAATTAATATAGACGACATACAAAACCAGCAAACCTTAACGGGTAATATTGGTATTGATAAAATACTACTTTCCGATCTGCAGCCATTTTTAGAAACCCTAGAGCAATTAAAGGGCGATATAAGCGGCAATGTAGCACTTGCTGGTACATTGCAAAACCCACTATTAAATGGTGAGCTTAATGTAACCGATATAAACCTAGAGGGTGAGCAATTACCTGTCGTGCTACAAAAATCGAATATAAACATTTTGTTCGATAAAACCACAGCCACTATTAAAGGTAATTTAAACGACACTCAAGGCGGAAAAATAAACCTAACCGGTGATGTTGATTGGCAAGGCGCACAACCTGCGGTTAATGTGGATATTAACGGTGAGCAATTTTTTGTGCGTGCACAGCAAGGGGTTACTTTTAAAGTATCACCTGATTTAAAAATTGGCTTAGCAAATAATGCATTAAAACTCTCTGGTGAAGTAGTTGTACCGTATGGCCGAGTGATGATTGAAGAGCTGCCAGAGGGCGCAGTGCAAGTTAGCGATGATGAGGTCATTGTTGATCAGCAAACAGAGGCCTCAGAAGACGTACCTTTTGATTACGATGTAAATTTAAAAGTTATTGTTAAAAACGACGTAAAAATTGAATCCTTTGGGTTGGAGTCAAAAATAGCGGGGGATTTGGCCATAAAAATGAGCCAAGGCGCGCCTATTATAGCCACCGGTGAGCTTAACTTAATAGACGGTACCTACCTTGCTTTTGGCCAAGATCTAATTATTAGTACTGGGCAAATAGGCTTTAGTGGCTCTATTGAACAACCTTTTTTAAATATTAAAGCTATTCGTAATCCCGATACCACAGCAAACGATGTAGTTGCAGGGGTTACACTTACTGGCAATGTAGAGCAACCAACGCTTAAAGTGTTTTCTGAGCCTGCAATGGATCAAGCCCAAGCACTTGCTTATTTGCTTAACGGGCAGCCGCTTGGCGAGGGCGATAGCTCTAGCGATGCAATGCTGACTCAGTTGTTACTCTCACAAGGGGTGAGTCGCAGTGAAGGGGTTGTTTCAAAAGTGGGTGAAACCATTGGCTTATCTGATGTAAGTTTAAGTTCAACTGGCTCTGGCGATAGCACCAAGCTCGAAATATCGGGTTATGTAGCCCCAAGCTTGCAAGTAAAATACAGTGTAGGTGTATTCGACTCGCTCAGTGAAGTGGCAATACGCTATCAGTTGTTGTCTCAGTTTTATGTAGAGATCACCAGTGGCTTAAATCAAAATGTTGACTTACTTTACAAGTTTGATTGGGATTAA
- a CDS encoding peptidylprolyl isomerase → MKTLYIAAAMAALTGCAQQSEHSTRTKKQLPVLSASEVIKQAPNDHWQRVNADNILKITLPTGAAYIALNPQLAPKHTAHIKQLAREGFYKGTNVYRFVEGFVAQGGDSSGTKQIKTANKTVPAEFYHTTIQPLNITALEGDGYAPITGFLNGFAVAQNSARTHTWQVHCTGVFAMARGNDINSASTEFFVTIGQGPRYLDKNITVFGRVLEGMEHFNRLQRTPIANQAFNPISNIQVLADIKSDKSAFKVMQTNSVSFKQLIEARKNRTEPWFVHSYNYVDVCAMPIPTKRVN, encoded by the coding sequence ATGAAAACGTTATACATCGCTGCCGCAATGGCTGCACTTACAGGCTGTGCTCAACAAAGTGAGCACAGTACACGCACCAAAAAGCAGTTGCCAGTACTTAGCGCTAGCGAAGTCATTAAACAGGCTCCAAATGATCACTGGCAGCGGGTTAATGCAGACAATATTTTAAAAATCACACTCCCCACAGGCGCTGCGTATATAGCGCTTAATCCGCAACTTGCACCTAAACATACCGCACATATAAAGCAGCTTGCTCGTGAGGGGTTTTATAAAGGCACTAATGTTTATCGTTTTGTTGAAGGTTTTGTTGCGCAAGGTGGTGATAGCTCGGGAACAAAACAAATAAAAACGGCTAATAAAACGGTGCCTGCAGAGTTCTACCATACCACTATACAGCCACTCAATATTACAGCGCTTGAAGGTGATGGATACGCGCCAATAACAGGGTTTTTAAATGGCTTTGCTGTTGCGCAAAATAGCGCACGTACACACACGTGGCAAGTTCATTGTACTGGCGTGTTTGCCATGGCGCGCGGCAACGATATTAACAGCGCAAGCACAGAGTTTTTTGTCACTATTGGGCAAGGGCCGCGTTATTTAGATAAAAATATAACGGTGTTTGGCAGAGTGCTTGAAGGTATGGAACATTTTAACCGGTTACAGCGCACTCCAATAGCTAACCAAGCTTTTAACCCTATAAGCAATATTCAGGTATTAGCCGATATTAAAAGCGATAAAAGTGCATTTAAAGTAATGCAAACAAATTCAGTATCGTTTAAACAGCTTATTGAGGCGCGCAAAAATCGCACTGAGCCATGGTTTGTGCACTCGTACAATTACGTTGATGTGTGTGCTATGCCTATTCCTACAAAGCGGGTTAACTAA
- the queF gene encoding NADPH-dependent 7-cyano-7-deazaguanine reductase QueF (Catalyzes the NADPH-dependent reduction of 7-cyano-7-deazaguanine (preQ0) to 7-aminomethyl-7-deazaguanine (preQ1) in queuosine biosynthesis), whose protein sequence is MTDYSNSPDLKGSVLGQSTEYVDVYSPSLLFPIARKLNRDALNIDEAELPFKGQDIWTGYELSWLNAKGKPQVAVALFTFACQSSHIIESKSFKLYLNSFNQTRFESVEVVKQHLIEDLSKAVNGDVNVTLYAPDDYNCLPCTALPGECIDDLDIEIDNYDIDAYSLKSQSESVVSETLYSHLLKSNCLITSQPDWASIIIRYTGEKICRESLLRYLISFRTHNEFHEQCVERIYSDLTTQLNIKELEVYARYTRRGGLDINPYRSTHYNDTPFAVKINRQ, encoded by the coding sequence ATGACAGATTACAGCAATTCTCCAGACCTTAAAGGTAGTGTGTTAGGTCAATCTACTGAGTATGTAGATGTTTATTCACCTAGCTTGCTTTTTCCTATTGCCCGCAAGCTAAATCGTGATGCTTTAAATATAGATGAAGCCGAGCTGCCATTTAAAGGCCAAGATATTTGGACCGGTTATGAGTTATCGTGGCTTAACGCTAAGGGTAAGCCACAAGTTGCCGTGGCACTCTTTACGTTTGCATGCCAAAGTAGCCATATTATTGAGTCAAAATCGTTTAAATTGTATTTAAATAGCTTTAATCAAACCCGCTTTGAAAGCGTCGAGGTAGTAAAACAGCATTTAATTGAAGATTTATCTAAGGCTGTTAATGGCGATGTAAACGTCACTTTATATGCGCCAGATGACTATAACTGCTTGCCTTGCACTGCGCTTCCTGGTGAATGTATTGATGATTTAGATATTGAGATAGATAACTACGATATTGATGCCTACTCGCTTAAATCACAAAGTGAGAGCGTGGTTAGCGAAACGCTTTACAGCCACTTACTTAAATCAAACTGTTTAATTACCTCACAGCCTGACTGGGCAAGTATTATTATTCGTTACACCGGTGAAAAAATATGCCGTGAGTCGCTGCTGCGTTATTTAATTTCGTTTAGAACCCATAACGAATTTCATGAGCAATGTGTAGAGCGCATTTATAGTGATTTAACCACACAACTTAATATAAAAGAGCTTGAAGTGTATGCCCGATATACACGCCGTGGTGGGCTTGATATAAACCCATACCGCTCAACGCACTATAACGATACGCCCTTTGCGGTTAAAATTAATCGCCAATAA
- the syd gene encoding SecY-interacting protein, whose product MSVAMQIAQLHTQFCEKTVKNTAKYPLMAQDDQWPSPCEFGDVDTQGNIQWKGVQQSPAGSFADLANALELSFPDGFNEFYGYMYGGSILASIDGHHVELLQAWNKDDFEMLQQNMTGHVLMKRKLKQPETLFIGLTAQDDLLVTVQVNTGEVCLEYVGKKPHHVLAPNIASFLKALEV is encoded by the coding sequence ATGTCTGTTGCAATGCAAATAGCCCAACTTCACACGCAATTTTGTGAAAAAACCGTTAAAAACACCGCTAAATATCCGCTTATGGCACAAGACGATCAGTGGCCAAGCCCGTGTGAATTTGGTGATGTAGACACACAAGGTAATATTCAGTGGAAGGGTGTGCAGCAAAGTCCGGCAGGCTCGTTTGCCGATTTAGCTAATGCCCTTGAGCTTAGCTTTCCTGACGGGTTTAATGAGTTTTACGGCTATATGTACGGTGGCAGTATTTTGGCAAGTATTGATGGTCACCACGTTGAGCTATTGCAAGCATGGAATAAAGACGATTTTGAAATGCTACAACAAAATATGACAGGCCATGTGCTTATGAAGCGCAAACTAAAACAGCCAGAAACACTTTTTATAGGGTTAACAGCGCAAGATGATTTACTCGTAACAGTGCAGGTTAACACCGGTGAGGTATGTTTAGAGTACGTTGGTAAAAAACCGCATCATGTACTTGCGCCAAACATAGCGTCTTTTTTAAAAGCGCTTGAGGTTTAA
- a CDS encoding Zn-ribbon-containing protein, whose translation MFVVDLTFDCYQDTTLEQAEQAINRLVNALRFNGQIMGEEFPTVLKDGYFITRVMCPTEEAMHPLNNSPFVKHSIEQLHSAGLLAPKVKIIGQDIHSNGADSCKEPSSYILYTTYVHTCSPLYCGDDFLPVPLFNIPAIANGDYKTLIKWQEDWQACDQIQINGATRCEFPALEEISSTKSDLYRRGKDITKRISFLTKKPVYYYLYRVGGVDKASELERKCPSCNSEWKLDEPWFGLFDFRCEPCGLVSNVSWDFQ comes from the coding sequence ATGTTTGTTGTTGATTTAACATTTGATTGCTACCAAGACACCACCCTAGAGCAAGCCGAGCAAGCTATTAACCGATTAGTTAATGCATTGCGTTTTAATGGCCAAATTATGGGCGAAGAATTTCCCACCGTATTAAAAGACGGCTACTTTATTACCCGTGTAATGTGCCCAACAGAAGAGGCCATGCACCCGTTAAATAACAGCCCATTTGTAAAACACAGTATTGAGCAACTGCACAGTGCGGGTTTACTTGCCCCTAAAGTAAAAATTATTGGTCAAGATATTCACTCTAATGGCGCTGATTCTTGTAAAGAGCCTTCAAGCTATATTTTATACACCACCTATGTGCATACATGTAGCCCGTTGTATTGTGGCGATGACTTTTTACCCGTACCATTATTTAATATTCCGGCTATTGCCAATGGGGATTACAAAACCCTGATAAAATGGCAAGAAGATTGGCAAGCTTGCGATCAAATACAAATTAATGGGGCAACACGGTGTGAATTTCCGGCGCTTGAAGAAATATCAAGCACCAAAAGCGATTTATACCGCCGCGGCAAAGACATTACAAAGCGCATTAGCTTTTTAACTAAAAAGCCTGTGTACTATTATTTATATCGTGTTGGCGGTGTAGATAAAGCCTCTGAACTTGAGCGAAAATGTCCAAGCTGTAACAGCGAGTGGAAATTGGATGAGCCTTGGTTTGGGCTGTTTGATTTTAGATGCGAGCCGTGTGGGCTGGTCTCTAATGTGTCGTGGGATTTTCAGTGA